One Helianthus annuus cultivar XRQ/B chromosome 12, HanXRQr2.0-SUNRISE, whole genome shotgun sequence genomic region harbors:
- the LOC110894913 gene encoding protein TWIN LOV 1, which produces MEITIEASINSRYSSWVREHLDELPHSFTISDPWIPGHPIVFASKELLKRSGYSRQEVVGNNGRMFQGIKTNRRSVMEIRHAVREERTIQLTLLNYMKNGTPFWIFFHMFPVFSKEDGRVVHFVGVQVPITPTRSASGLCEYDAAAALRFCRREVCSDTVAELTRIRNLDLADHDTESTNAVWKVSDLERREASNAMGNILSLLTHYSQLTSKLVSEKRCCSSYMSGVGASLNISLARIKHSFVLTDPHKTNIPIVYASDAFLELTGYARHEVLGRSCRFLSGQETDVSTELQITNCIEGGKACTVCILNYRKDGSPFWNSLHISPVRNASGRTAYFVEVQMNVNRDEKQQNLRPEMSVVAAVKVAVRTSGMLATTSNS; this is translated from the exons ATGGAGATTACTATTGAAGCCTCTATTAACAGCAGGTACTCATCTTGGGTGAGAGAACATCTCGATGAGTTGCCTCATAGCTTCACCATATCCGACCCCTGGATTCCGGGTCACCCGATTGTATTTGCTTCAAAAGAGCTCTTGAAAAGGTCCGGTTATTCACGACAGGAGGTTGTCGGTAACAACGGGAGGATGTTTCAAGGGATTAAGACCAACCGCCGATCCGTTATGGAGATTCGACACGCGGTTAGGGAGGAGAGGACCATACAACTCACTTTGTTGAACTATATGAAAAACGGGACACCATTTTGGATTTTCTTTCACATGTTTCCTGTTTTCAGCAAGGAAGATGGGAGAGTGGTCCACTTTGTTGGTGTTCAGGTCCCAATTACGCCAACCCGGTCCGCAAGTGGGTTGTGTGAGTATGATGCCGCTGCTGCTCTTCGGTTTTGTCGAAGAGAGGTGTGTTCTGATACCGTTGCAGAGTTGACCCGTATTCGTAATTTGGACCTAGCGGATCATGATACAG AATCTACCAACGCGGTATGGAAGGTGAGCGATTTGGAGAGACGAGAAGCGAGCAATGCTATGGGCAACATACTCTCCTTGCTAACACACTACAGCCAGTTAACGAGCAAATTAGTTTCGGAAAAGAGATGCTGCTCAAGTTACATGAGCGGTGTTGGCGCATCCTTGAATATATCTCTTGCTAGGATAAAACACAGCTTTGTCTT GACGGATCCACATAAAACCAACATCCCAATCGTGTATGCCAGTGACGCTTTCCTGGAATTAACAG GATACGCTAGACATGAAGTATTGGGACGAAGCTGTAGATTTTTAAGCGGGCAGGAAACAGATGTCTCAACTGAGTTACAG ATTACAAATTGCATTGAAGGTGGAAAAGCTTGCACTGTGTGCATCCTAAATTACAG AAAAGACGGGAGTCCGTTTTGGAATTCTTTGCACATTTCACCTGTGCGAAATGCTTCTGGCAGG ACGGCGTACTTTGTTGAGGTTCAGATGAATGTGAATCGTGATGAAAAACAGCAGAATCTGAGGCCAGAGATGAGCGTGGTGGCTGCCGTAAAAGTAGCAGTCAGGACTTCGGGAATGCTGGCCACCACTTCCAACTCGTGA
- the LOC110894912 gene encoding putative pentatricopeptide repeat-containing protein At5g40405, giving the protein MQTLRNFLRHPTISILETCKTLKQINQFHSQLLVNGFLNHPDLLSKFAASIALKHPTNIEYAVQLLDPSHNPTVFALNSLIRVYSKSSTPEYTFRFYNSILLSNQKPDNYTFTFLIKSCAQFKDLSLGLAVHATVLKYGFHQDPHIQSGLINMYAEMELLGHLKDLFLDINQPDLVTQTAMLVACARLGDIAFARQLFDKMPDRDVIAWNAMIAGYVQCGEPLKGLELFYVMETNGLKVNEGSMVSVLSACTRLGALDTGRWAHEYIERKKLKIDVTLGSALVDMYAKCGDINMAMEVFWGMKEKNVYTWSCAMGGLAMNGYGDKCVELYRRMRHEDVMPNEVTFTSVLKGCSVAGFVEEGCKLFESMKNEFGMEPELEHYGCMVDLYGLSGRLDEALNFIYSMPIRPHAGAWGALLKACKLYNNVEIAELASKKMVELEGNKDGAYVQLSNIYADYNKWDSVHCVRHKMKSKRVAKVPGVSVIPWP; this is encoded by the coding sequence ATGCAAACGTTGAGAAATTTTTTGAGACACCCAACGATTTCCATTCTAGAAACATGCAAAACGCTTAAACAAATCAACCAATTTCATTCTCAATTGCTAGTTAATGGTTTCCTCAATCACCCAGATCTTTTATCCAAATTTGCCGCATCAATCGCTCTCAAACACCCAACCAATATCGAATATGCTGTTCAGCTTCTCGACCCATCTCATAATCCAACCGTCTTTGCTCTCAACTCTCTCATTCGGGTTTACTCCAAATCCTCAACTCCTGAATACACCTTCCGTTTCTATAATTCAATATTACTATCAAATCAAAAACCCGATAACTACACCTTTACCTTCTTGATCAAGTCTTGTGCACAGTTTAAGGATTTGAGTTTGGGTTTGGCTGTACATGCCACTGTTTTAAAATATGGGTTCCATCAGGACCCGCATATTCAAAGCGGGTTAATCAATATGTATGCTGAAATGGAGCTTCTAGGACATTTAAAAGATTTGTTTTTGGATATTAATCAACCCGATTTGGTAACTCAGACAGCAATGCTAGTGGCGTGTGCAAGATTGGGAGACATTGCTTTTGCACGCCAactgtttgataaaatgcctgaCCGTGATGTCATTGCCTGGAATGCGATGATAGCGGGGTATGTCCAGTGTGGGGAACCGTTGAAAGGATTGGAATTGTTTTATGTCATGGAAACAAATGGTTTGAAAGTTAACGAGGGGTCGATGGTTTCTGTTTTGTCTGCGTGCACCCGGTTAGGTGCTTTGGATACGGGAAGATGGGCACATGAATATATAGAGCGTAAGAAACTAAAAATTGACGTGACGTTAGGTAGTGCACTCGTGGACATGTATGCAAAGTGTGGGGATATTAACATGGCGATGGAAGTGTTCTGGGGGATGAAAGAAAAGAATGTATACACATGGAGTTGTGCCATGGGAGGACTAGCGATGAATGGTTATGGTGACAAGTGCGTTGAGTTGTATAGACGTATGCGCCACGAAGATGTGATGCCGAACGAGGTTACATTTACATCAGTCTTAAAAGGTTGCAGTGTGGCTGGGTTTGTTGAAGAAGGGTGTAAGTTGTTTGAGTCTATGAAAAATGAGTTTGGGATGGAGCCAGAGCTTGAACACTATGGGTGTATGGTTGATTTATATGGCTTATCTGGACGCTTAGATGAGGCGTTAAACTTCATCTATAGCATGCCAATTCGACCACATGCAGGTGCTTGGGGTGCTCTGCTGAAAGCTTGCAAGCTTTATAACAATGTTGAAATAGCTGAACTTGCTTCTAAAAAGATGGTTGAATTAGAGGGTAACAAGGATGGTGCTTATGTGCAGTTGTCAAACATTTATGCTGACTACAACAAGTGGGATAGTGTCCATTGTGTGAGGCACAAGATGAAGTCGAAAAGGGTTGCTAAGGTTCCCGGTGTTAGTGTGATTCCTTGGCCCTAA